A genome region from Tursiops truncatus isolate mTurTru1 chromosome 15, mTurTru1.mat.Y, whole genome shotgun sequence includes the following:
- the AP5Z1 gene encoding AP-5 complex subunit zeta-1 isoform X4 has product MFTTGAESLLRQARAGPQPESRPVTAQGGVSGSLVAGLPTPSSLFRELRDEELGRLCARVCALLREEDWGPDAPDALRRLFLIVSATKYNRRLERPCLALLQTTLCSPTCPEQLQLLCAAVLREMSPCDSLSLSCDHIQNTRQLGLVASVLLAQGDQQQVRSLAQRVLKVLESRQPEGPSLRHLLPIVSKVTSLAPDALREEQTRALSKRLGDWLRYASVQQAVAHSSGGFFSTPRARQLGPVTEVDGAVATDFFTVLSTGQRFTEDQWLNVQAFSMLRAWLLDSGPGGSSAPDADDKSELEGSTLSVLSAASTAGHLLPPQQWLREKAFEYCQRLLEQSNRRALKKADSDLQKACLVEAVLVLDVLCQQDPSFLYRTLSCLKPLHTRLRGDPAWVRALLPVAQFFLHHGEAAAVDAEAVYQHLFTRIPAEHFHSPMLAFEFVQFCRDSLPLFGRSLGILRTSFPNLFKFLAWNSPPLTSDFVALLPSLVDAGTAVEMLHLLLDLPCLTAALDLQLRSLQAASERPPWDVSIRAPGCLEALRDSQVQGLFQHLLRAHASGTVERLTPLYRLLQPLAGCARVVQCAEAVPTLLRAFFSAVTQFADGALASQLALLLLERSDSLYQVPGYEAGVHRVLSSQFPALCKLHPPLVVEQAKELLEFVGGPRSGGHVLTSVVWAIGEYLSVSWDRRCTVEQINNFFEALEALLFEVTQSRPSTTLPKCPPQVITVLMTTLTKLASRSQDLIPRVSLLLSKMRTLAQSAATGSTPGEEGVGAIHTRATELLNLLKMPSVAQFVFTPSVEVSEPRYHRDTNTALPLVLRTVSRLVEREAGLLPG; this is encoded by the exons GGCCGGTCCCCAGCCCGAGAGCCGTCCTGTCACAGCTCAGGGCGGCGTTTCCGGGTCCCTCGTCGCCGGGTTGCCGACGCCGTCGTCTTTGTTTAGGGAGCTCCGGGACGAGGAGCTGGGGAGGCTCTGTGCCCGGGTCTGTGCGCTACTGCGAGAGGAGGACTGGGGTCCCGACGCCCCGGACGCCCTGCGGAGGCTCTTCCTCATCGTCTCGGCCACGAAATACAACAGGAG gctggAGAGGCCTTGCCTGGCACTGCTGCAGACCACCCTCTGCTCGCCTACCTGCCCCGAGCAGCTCCAGCTGCTCTGCGCCGCTGTCCTGAGAGAGATGTCGCCCTGCGACAGCCTGAGCCTCTCCTGTGACCACATCCAGAACACGCGGCAGCTGGGCCTCGTGGCCTCTGTGCTCTTGGCCCAG GGTGACCAACAGCAGGTCAGGAGCTTGGCCCAGCGCGTCCTCAAGGTCCTGGAGAGCCGGCAGCCCGAGGGGCCCAGCCTGAGGCACCTCCTCCCTATCGTGTCCAAGGTCACCAGCCTGGCCCCGGACGCCCTCCGTGAAG AGCAGACCAGGGCGCTCAGCAAGCGGCTGGGGGACTGGCTCCGCTACGCCAGCGTCCAGCAGGCGGTCGCCCACTCCTCCGGGGGCTTCTTCTCCACACCTAGAGCCCGGCAG CTGGGCCCTGTCACCGAGGTGGACGGGGCAGTGGCCACGGACTTCTTCACGGTGCTGTCCACGGGCCAGCGCTTCACGGAGGACCAGTGGCTGAACGTGCAGGCCTTCTCCATGCTGCGGGCCTGGCTGCTGGACAGCGGCCCTGGGGGCTCCAGCGCCCCGGACGCAG ACGACAAGTCGGAGCTGGAAGGCTCCACCCTGTCCGTGCTCTCGGCCGCCTCCACCGCCGGACACCTGCTGCCGCCCCAGCAATGGCTGCGGGAGAAGGCCTTCGAGTACTGCCAGCGCCTGCTGGAGCAGAGTAACCGGC gagCCCTGAAGAAGGCAGACTCAGACCTGCAGAAAGCA TGTCTGGTGGAGGCTGTGCTGGTGCTGGACGTGCTCTGCCAGCAGGACCCCTCCTTCCTGTACCGCACCCTCTCCTGCCTGAAGCCCCTGCACACGCGCCTGCGCGGGGACCCAGCCTGGGTGCGGGCGCTGCTGCCCGTCGCCCAGTTCTTCCTGCACCACG GGGAGGCCGCCGCAGTGGATGCGGAAGCCGTCTACCAGCACCTCTTCACCAGGATCCCCGCTGAACACTTCCACAGTCCGATGCTGGCCTTCGAGTTCGTCCAGTTCTGCAGGGACAGCCTGCCTCTGTTCGGCAGAAGCCTTGGCATTCTCAGGACAAGCTTCCCCAACCTCTTCAAG TTCCTGGCCTGGAACAGCCCGCCCCTCACCTCTGACTTCGTGGCGCTGCTCCCATCGCTGGTTGACGCAGGGACGGCCGTGGAGATGCTCCACCTGCTGCTGGACCTGCCCTGTCTGACCGCAGCCTTGGACCTGCAGCTCAG GTCGCTGCAGGCTGCATCTGAGAGGCCTCCCTGGGACGTCTCCATCAGGGCCCCCGGCTGCCTGGAGGCCCTCCGGGACTCGCAGGTGCAGGGTCTTTTCCAGCACCTGCTGCGTGCCCACGCCAGCGGGACCGTGGAGAG GTTGACGCCGCTCTACCGGCTGCTGCAGCCCCTGGCCGGCTGCGCCCGGGTGGTCCAGTGCGCTGAGGCCGTGCCCACCCTGCTCCGGGCGTTCTTCTCGGCGGTGACACAG ttTGCTGACGGGGCCCTGGCCAGCCAGCTGGCACTGCTGCTCCTGGAACGAAGCGACTCGCTTTACCAGGTCCCAGGGTACGAAGCCGGTGTGCACAG GGTGCTGAGCTCCCAGTTCCCGGCCCTGTGCAAGCTGCATCCTCCACTGGTGGTCGAGCAGGCGAAGGAGCTGCTGGAGTTCGTGGGCGGCCCCCGCAGCGGCGGGCACGTGCTCACATCCGTG GTGTGGGCCATCGGCGAGTACCTGTCGGTGTCCTGGGACCGGCGCTGCACCGTGGAGCAGATCAACAACTTCTTCGAAGCCCTGGAGGCCCTGCTCTTTGAGGTCACCCAGTCGCGGCCCTCCACCACCCTCCCCAAGTGTCCTCCGCAGGTCATCACTGTGCTCATGACCACACTGACCAAGCTGGCCTCTCGGAGCCAAGACCTGATTCCCAG GGTCTCCCTGCTCCTGTCAAAGATGAGGACCTTGGCCCAGAGCGCAGCCACGGGCTCCACGCCCGGTGAGGAGGGCGTGGGAGCCATCCACACGCGGGCCACCGAGCTGCTGAACCTGCTGAAGATGCCCAGCGTGGCCCAGTTTGTGTTCACGCCCAGTGTGGAGGTGTCCGAGCCCCGCTATCACCGTGACACCAACACGGCCCTGCCCCTGGTCCTGCGTACGGTCAGCCGGCtggtggagagggaggcaggcCTCCTGCCGGGGTGA
- the AP5Z1 gene encoding AP-5 complex subunit zeta-1 isoform X3: MFTTGAESLLRQARAGPQPESRPVTAQGGVSGSLVAGLPTPSSLFRELRDEELGRLCARVCALLREEDWGPDAPDALRRLFLIVSATKYNRRLERPCLALLQTTLCSPTCPEQLQLLCAAVLREMSPCDSLSLSCDHIQNTRQLGLVASVLLAQGDQQQVRSLAQRVLKVLESRQPEGPSLRHLLPIVSKVTSLAPDALREEQTRALSKRLGDWLRYASVQQAVAHSSGGFFSTPRARQLGPVTEVDGAVATDFFTVLSTGQRFTEDQWLNVQAFSMLRAWLLDSGPGGSSAPDADDKSELEGSTLSVLSAASTAGHLLPPQQWLREKAFEYCQRLLEQSNRRALKKADSDLQKACLVEAVLVLDVLCQQDPSFLYRTLSCLKPLHTRLRGDPAWVRALLPVAQFFLHHGEAAAVDAEAVYQHLFTRIPAEHFHSPMLAFEFVQFCRDSLPLFGRSLGILRTSFPNLFKFLAWNSPPLTSDFVALLPSLVDAGTAVEMLHLLLDLPCLTAALDLQLRSLQAASERPPWDVSIRAPGCLEALRDSQVQGLFQHLLRAHASGTVERLTPLYRLLQPLAGCARVVQCAEAVPTLLRAFFSAVTQFADGALASQLALLLLERSDSLYQVPGYEAGVHRWVPPGGLRPSCGSMAQPWTGSLTPRALPLTAAVPQLPPTPAQPRHFLGHCTHPSLPTQAPRPRSLPERVSPLLKAQFMRAHPRSSPASSLVGQEVPGGAGTTFTSTWCSGASRHRPALLGPGRGAGVCVGQAQPTGPLAQGAELPVPGPVQAASSTGGRAGEGAAGVRGRPPQRRARAHIRGEAAAAPPQPAPDVRACHRAEVLSPTQVWAIGEYLSVSWDRRCTVEQINNFFEALEALLFEVTQSRPSTTLPKCPPQVITVLMTTLTKLASRSQDLIPRVSLLLSKMRTLAQSAATGSTPGEEGVGAIHTRATELLNLLKMPSVAQFVFTPSVEVSEPRYHRDTNTALPLVLRTVSRLVEREAGLLPG, translated from the exons GGCCGGTCCCCAGCCCGAGAGCCGTCCTGTCACAGCTCAGGGCGGCGTTTCCGGGTCCCTCGTCGCCGGGTTGCCGACGCCGTCGTCTTTGTTTAGGGAGCTCCGGGACGAGGAGCTGGGGAGGCTCTGTGCCCGGGTCTGTGCGCTACTGCGAGAGGAGGACTGGGGTCCCGACGCCCCGGACGCCCTGCGGAGGCTCTTCCTCATCGTCTCGGCCACGAAATACAACAGGAG gctggAGAGGCCTTGCCTGGCACTGCTGCAGACCACCCTCTGCTCGCCTACCTGCCCCGAGCAGCTCCAGCTGCTCTGCGCCGCTGTCCTGAGAGAGATGTCGCCCTGCGACAGCCTGAGCCTCTCCTGTGACCACATCCAGAACACGCGGCAGCTGGGCCTCGTGGCCTCTGTGCTCTTGGCCCAG GGTGACCAACAGCAGGTCAGGAGCTTGGCCCAGCGCGTCCTCAAGGTCCTGGAGAGCCGGCAGCCCGAGGGGCCCAGCCTGAGGCACCTCCTCCCTATCGTGTCCAAGGTCACCAGCCTGGCCCCGGACGCCCTCCGTGAAG AGCAGACCAGGGCGCTCAGCAAGCGGCTGGGGGACTGGCTCCGCTACGCCAGCGTCCAGCAGGCGGTCGCCCACTCCTCCGGGGGCTTCTTCTCCACACCTAGAGCCCGGCAG CTGGGCCCTGTCACCGAGGTGGACGGGGCAGTGGCCACGGACTTCTTCACGGTGCTGTCCACGGGCCAGCGCTTCACGGAGGACCAGTGGCTGAACGTGCAGGCCTTCTCCATGCTGCGGGCCTGGCTGCTGGACAGCGGCCCTGGGGGCTCCAGCGCCCCGGACGCAG ACGACAAGTCGGAGCTGGAAGGCTCCACCCTGTCCGTGCTCTCGGCCGCCTCCACCGCCGGACACCTGCTGCCGCCCCAGCAATGGCTGCGGGAGAAGGCCTTCGAGTACTGCCAGCGCCTGCTGGAGCAGAGTAACCGGC gagCCCTGAAGAAGGCAGACTCAGACCTGCAGAAAGCA TGTCTGGTGGAGGCTGTGCTGGTGCTGGACGTGCTCTGCCAGCAGGACCCCTCCTTCCTGTACCGCACCCTCTCCTGCCTGAAGCCCCTGCACACGCGCCTGCGCGGGGACCCAGCCTGGGTGCGGGCGCTGCTGCCCGTCGCCCAGTTCTTCCTGCACCACG GGGAGGCCGCCGCAGTGGATGCGGAAGCCGTCTACCAGCACCTCTTCACCAGGATCCCCGCTGAACACTTCCACAGTCCGATGCTGGCCTTCGAGTTCGTCCAGTTCTGCAGGGACAGCCTGCCTCTGTTCGGCAGAAGCCTTGGCATTCTCAGGACAAGCTTCCCCAACCTCTTCAAG TTCCTGGCCTGGAACAGCCCGCCCCTCACCTCTGACTTCGTGGCGCTGCTCCCATCGCTGGTTGACGCAGGGACGGCCGTGGAGATGCTCCACCTGCTGCTGGACCTGCCCTGTCTGACCGCAGCCTTGGACCTGCAGCTCAG GTCGCTGCAGGCTGCATCTGAGAGGCCTCCCTGGGACGTCTCCATCAGGGCCCCCGGCTGCCTGGAGGCCCTCCGGGACTCGCAGGTGCAGGGTCTTTTCCAGCACCTGCTGCGTGCCCACGCCAGCGGGACCGTGGAGAG GTTGACGCCGCTCTACCGGCTGCTGCAGCCCCTGGCCGGCTGCGCCCGGGTGGTCCAGTGCGCTGAGGCCGTGCCCACCCTGCTCCGGGCGTTCTTCTCGGCGGTGACACAG ttTGCTGACGGGGCCCTGGCCAGCCAGCTGGCACTGCTGCTCCTGGAACGAAGCGACTCGCTTTACCAGGTCCCAGGGTACGAAGCCGGTGTGCACAGGTGGGTCCCTCCTGGCGGGCTTCGCCCCTCCTGCGGCTCCATGGCCCAGCCCTGGACGGGTTCACTGACCCCGCGCGCTCTGCCCCTCACGGCAGCGGTTCCCCAGCTGCCACCGACCCCAGCCCAGCCTCGGCACTTTCTCGGCCACTGTACGcacccttccctgcccacccaAGCCCCTCGTCCACGGAGCCTTCCAGAACGTGTGTCCCCCTTGCTGAAGGCCCAGTTTATGCGGGCTCATCCCCGCTCCAGCCCAGCCTCTTCCCTGGTGGGGCAAGAGGTTCCTGGCGGGGCCGGGACTACCTTTACCTCCACCTGGTGCTCGGGGGCTTCCCGCCACCGCCCAGCTCTCCTCGGGCCGGGCCGCGGGGCTGGGGTCTGTGTGGGGCAAGCACAGCCCACGGGTCCTCTCGCGCAGGGTGCTGAGCTCCCAGTTCCCGGCCCTGTGCAAGCTGCATCCTCCACTGGTGGTCGAGCAGGCGAAGGAGCTGCTGGAGTTCGTGGGCGGCCCCCGCAGCGGCGGGCACGTGCTCACATCCGTGGTGAGGCAGCCGCTGCCCCGCCCCAGCCTGCACCTGACGTGCGGGCCTGTCACAGGGCTGAAGTGCTGTCCCCCACCCAGGTGTGGGCCATCGGCGAGTACCTGTCGGTGTCCTGGGACCGGCGCTGCACCGTGGAGCAGATCAACAACTTCTTCGAAGCCCTGGAGGCCCTGCTCTTTGAGGTCACCCAGTCGCGGCCCTCCACCACCCTCCCCAAGTGTCCTCCGCAGGTCATCACTGTGCTCATGACCACACTGACCAAGCTGGCCTCTCGGAGCCAAGACCTGATTCCCAG GGTCTCCCTGCTCCTGTCAAAGATGAGGACCTTGGCCCAGAGCGCAGCCACGGGCTCCACGCCCGGTGAGGAGGGCGTGGGAGCCATCCACACGCGGGCCACCGAGCTGCTGAACCTGCTGAAGATGCCCAGCGTGGCCCAGTTTGTGTTCACGCCCAGTGTGGAGGTGTCCGAGCCCCGCTATCACCGTGACACCAACACGGCCCTGCCCCTGGTCCTGCGTACGGTCAGCCGGCtggtggagagggaggcaggcCTCCTGCCGGGGTGA
- the AP5Z1 gene encoding AP-5 complex subunit zeta-1 isoform X1 — protein sequence MHHGTLHGTRPGSRRCCGLFSRSRQRAERQGSSPGGGGGGGGGGGSGSQQQQQQQEEEDVHDGGGESAPPGQGAPGRGAGEALCPGLCATARGGLGSRRPGRPAEALPHRLGHEIQQEGDQQQVRSLAQRVLKVLESRQPEGPSLRHLLPIVSKVTSLAPDALREEQTRALSKRLGDWLRYASVQQAVAHSSGGFFSTPRARQVRLGHSELRVPRLPQPAWPAGRHPLLLPGSRTSALSSLHSGMRGCLGSQPPSLWRALWVEARNTRAGTVFDRGLRFQLKCLRSRTLGGGGVPVVPEKRGRPGRWLAPHAACSWPFPGPAAPADLPCLLQLGPVTEVDGAVATDFFTVLSTGQRFTEDQWLNVQAFSMLRAWLLDSGPGGSSAPDADDKSELEGSTLSVLSAASTAGHLLPPQQWLREKAFEYCQRLLEQSNRRALKKADSDLQKACLVEAVLVLDVLCQQDPSFLYRTLSCLKPLHTRLRGDPAWVRALLPVAQFFLHHGEAAAVDAEAVYQHLFTRIPAEHFHSPMLAFEFVQFCRDSLPLFGRSLGILRTSFPNLFKFLAWNSPPLTSDFVALLPSLVDAGTAVEMLHLLLDLPCLTAALDLQLRSLQAASERPPWDVSIRAPGCLEALRDSQVQGLFQHLLRAHASGTVERLTPLYRLLQPLAGCARVVQCAEAVPTLLRAFFSAVTQFADGALASQLALLLLERSDSLYQVPGYEAGVHRWVPPGGLRPSCGSMAQPWTGSLTPRALPLTAAVPQLPPTPAQPRHFLGHCTHPSLPTQAPRPRSLPERVSPLLKAQFMRAHPRSSPASSLVGQEVPGGAGTTFTSTWCSGASRHRPALLGPGRGAGVCVGQAQPTGPLAQGAELPVPGPVQAASSTGGRAGEGAAGVRGRPPQRRARAHIRGEAAAAPPQPAPDVRACHRAEVLSPTQVWAIGEYLSVSWDRRCTVEQINNFFEALEALLFEVTQSRPSTTLPKCPPQVITVLMTTLTKLASRSQDLIPRVSLLLSKMRTLAQSAATGSTPGEEGVGAIHTRATELLNLLKMPSVAQFVFTPSVEVSEPRYHRDTNTALPLVLRTVSRLVEREAGLLPG from the exons GGAGCTCCGGGACGAGGAGCTGGGGAGGCTCTGTGCCCGGGTCTGTGCGCTACTGCGAGAGGAGGACTGGGGTCCCGACGCCCCGGACGCCCTGCGGAGGCTCTTCCTCATCGTCTCGGCCACGAAATACAACAGGAG GGTGACCAACAGCAGGTCAGGAGCTTGGCCCAGCGCGTCCTCAAGGTCCTGGAGAGCCGGCAGCCCGAGGGGCCCAGCCTGAGGCACCTCCTCCCTATCGTGTCCAAGGTCACCAGCCTGGCCCCGGACGCCCTCCGTGAAG AGCAGACCAGGGCGCTCAGCAAGCGGCTGGGGGACTGGCTCCGCTACGCCAGCGTCCAGCAGGCGGTCGCCCACTCCTCCGGGGGCTTCTTCTCCACACCTAGAGCCCGGCAGGTGAGGCTGGGGCACTCGGAGCTCCGTGTCCCCAGGCTGCCTCAGCCGGCCTGGCCTGCAGGCCGCCACCCGCTCCTCCTTCCTGGTTCCAGAACGAGCGCGCTCTCCTCGCTCCACTCGGGCATGCGGGGGTGCCTTGGGTCACAGCCCCCGAGCCTGTGGCGCGCTCTGTGGGTTGAGGCCCGGAACACGCGGGCAGGGACCGTATTTGACCGAGGGCTGCGTTTTCAGCTCAAGTGCCTGCGCTCACGCACcctgggtgggggcggggtgccCGTGGTCCCGGAGAAGCGTGGACGGCCAGGGCGGTGGCTCGCGCCCCATGCCGCCTGTTCTTGGCCCTTCCCGGGCCCTGCAGCGCCGGCTGACCTTCCTTGCCTCCTGCAGCTGGGCCCTGTCACCGAGGTGGACGGGGCAGTGGCCACGGACTTCTTCACGGTGCTGTCCACGGGCCAGCGCTTCACGGAGGACCAGTGGCTGAACGTGCAGGCCTTCTCCATGCTGCGGGCCTGGCTGCTGGACAGCGGCCCTGGGGGCTCCAGCGCCCCGGACGCAG ACGACAAGTCGGAGCTGGAAGGCTCCACCCTGTCCGTGCTCTCGGCCGCCTCCACCGCCGGACACCTGCTGCCGCCCCAGCAATGGCTGCGGGAGAAGGCCTTCGAGTACTGCCAGCGCCTGCTGGAGCAGAGTAACCGGC gagCCCTGAAGAAGGCAGACTCAGACCTGCAGAAAGCA TGTCTGGTGGAGGCTGTGCTGGTGCTGGACGTGCTCTGCCAGCAGGACCCCTCCTTCCTGTACCGCACCCTCTCCTGCCTGAAGCCCCTGCACACGCGCCTGCGCGGGGACCCAGCCTGGGTGCGGGCGCTGCTGCCCGTCGCCCAGTTCTTCCTGCACCACG GGGAGGCCGCCGCAGTGGATGCGGAAGCCGTCTACCAGCACCTCTTCACCAGGATCCCCGCTGAACACTTCCACAGTCCGATGCTGGCCTTCGAGTTCGTCCAGTTCTGCAGGGACAGCCTGCCTCTGTTCGGCAGAAGCCTTGGCATTCTCAGGACAAGCTTCCCCAACCTCTTCAAG TTCCTGGCCTGGAACAGCCCGCCCCTCACCTCTGACTTCGTGGCGCTGCTCCCATCGCTGGTTGACGCAGGGACGGCCGTGGAGATGCTCCACCTGCTGCTGGACCTGCCCTGTCTGACCGCAGCCTTGGACCTGCAGCTCAG GTCGCTGCAGGCTGCATCTGAGAGGCCTCCCTGGGACGTCTCCATCAGGGCCCCCGGCTGCCTGGAGGCCCTCCGGGACTCGCAGGTGCAGGGTCTTTTCCAGCACCTGCTGCGTGCCCACGCCAGCGGGACCGTGGAGAG GTTGACGCCGCTCTACCGGCTGCTGCAGCCCCTGGCCGGCTGCGCCCGGGTGGTCCAGTGCGCTGAGGCCGTGCCCACCCTGCTCCGGGCGTTCTTCTCGGCGGTGACACAG ttTGCTGACGGGGCCCTGGCCAGCCAGCTGGCACTGCTGCTCCTGGAACGAAGCGACTCGCTTTACCAGGTCCCAGGGTACGAAGCCGGTGTGCACAGGTGGGTCCCTCCTGGCGGGCTTCGCCCCTCCTGCGGCTCCATGGCCCAGCCCTGGACGGGTTCACTGACCCCGCGCGCTCTGCCCCTCACGGCAGCGGTTCCCCAGCTGCCACCGACCCCAGCCCAGCCTCGGCACTTTCTCGGCCACTGTACGcacccttccctgcccacccaAGCCCCTCGTCCACGGAGCCTTCCAGAACGTGTGTCCCCCTTGCTGAAGGCCCAGTTTATGCGGGCTCATCCCCGCTCCAGCCCAGCCTCTTCCCTGGTGGGGCAAGAGGTTCCTGGCGGGGCCGGGACTACCTTTACCTCCACCTGGTGCTCGGGGGCTTCCCGCCACCGCCCAGCTCTCCTCGGGCCGGGCCGCGGGGCTGGGGTCTGTGTGGGGCAAGCACAGCCCACGGGTCCTCTCGCGCAGGGTGCTGAGCTCCCAGTTCCCGGCCCTGTGCAAGCTGCATCCTCCACTGGTGGTCGAGCAGGCGAAGGAGCTGCTGGAGTTCGTGGGCGGCCCCCGCAGCGGCGGGCACGTGCTCACATCCGTGGTGAGGCAGCCGCTGCCCCGCCCCAGCCTGCACCTGACGTGCGGGCCTGTCACAGGGCTGAAGTGCTGTCCCCCACCCAGGTGTGGGCCATCGGCGAGTACCTGTCGGTGTCCTGGGACCGGCGCTGCACCGTGGAGCAGATCAACAACTTCTTCGAAGCCCTGGAGGCCCTGCTCTTTGAGGTCACCCAGTCGCGGCCCTCCACCACCCTCCCCAAGTGTCCTCCGCAGGTCATCACTGTGCTCATGACCACACTGACCAAGCTGGCCTCTCGGAGCCAAGACCTGATTCCCAG GGTCTCCCTGCTCCTGTCAAAGATGAGGACCTTGGCCCAGAGCGCAGCCACGGGCTCCACGCCCGGTGAGGAGGGCGTGGGAGCCATCCACACGCGGGCCACCGAGCTGCTGAACCTGCTGAAGATGCCCAGCGTGGCCCAGTTTGTGTTCACGCCCAGTGTGGAGGTGTCCGAGCCCCGCTATCACCGTGACACCAACACGGCCCTGCCCCTGGTCCTGCGTACGGTCAGCCGGCtggtggagagggaggcaggcCTCCTGCCGGGGTGA